In a single window of the Pseudorca crassidens isolate mPseCra1 chromosome 9, mPseCra1.hap1, whole genome shotgun sequence genome:
- the LOC137230882 gene encoding NXPE family member 4-like isoform X3: protein MKSCPAAPLDPAVSPTETELRIKGIKEKLDQLIPPRPFTNVSSTTSATHSKATLLSPRDTYCRGDQLDVLLEVRDHLGRRKEYGGDFLRARMSSPALKAGASAKVTDFNNGTYLVSFTLFWEGRVSLSVLLILPSEGVSALWRARNQGYDRVIFTGQFANGTSHVNTDCALVLNSSAELCEYLDSRDQEAFYCVKPPHIPCAALTHMHSKNKAVSYLSKQERSLFERSNVGIEMMEKFGAITVSKCNTEKTAPMKKKCKFGMASTIPSGYVWKDTWNPVSCSLAPIEMKECLRGKFIHLMGDSTIRQWIEYFKSSIKTLKSVDLHESGKFQKQFAVDLDKNIKIQWQKHSYPLVVSLAYSVKEIEYIARVIDRTGGGKSTIIVISLGQHFRPFPINVFLRRALSIHDAVQRLLLRSPDTMVIIKAENIREMHTDVERFSDFHGYIQYLAIKDIFQDLNVSIIDAWDITIAYGTNNVHPSQSVVRNQINILLNFIC, encoded by the exons ATGAAATCGTGTCCTGCAGCACCACTGGATCCAGCAGTTTCACCAACAGAGACTGAGCTGAGAATAAAGGGGATCAAGGAGAAACTAGACCAGCTGATCCCACCCAGACCCTTCACCAACGTGAGCTCCACCACCAGCGCCACACACAGCAAAGCCACCCTCCTCAGCCCTCGAGACACATACTGCAGGGGGGATCAGCTAGACGTCCTGCTGGAGGTGAGGGACCACTTGGGACGCAGGAAGGAATATGGCGGGGATTTCCTGAGGGCCAGGATGTCCTCCCCAGCCCTGAAGGCAGGCGCTTCGGCAAAGGTGACAGACTTCAACAATGGCACCTACCTTGTCAGCTTCACCCTGTTCTGGGAGGGCCGGGTGTCTCTGTCTGTCCTGCTCATCCTCCCCAGTGAAGGGGTGTCGGCTCTCTGGAGGGCAAGGAACCAAGGCTATGACAGAGTGATCTTCACAGGCCAGTTTGCCAATGGCACCTCCCATGTCAATACTGATTGCGCCCTGGTTTTAAATTCAAGTGCTGAACTGTGTGAGTACCTGGATAGTCGAGACCAAGAAGCCTTCTACTGCGTGAAGCCTCCACATATACCCTGTGCTGCACTCACCCACATGCATTCCAAAAACAAGGCCGTGTCTTATCTTAGCAAACAAGAAAGAAGCCTCTTTGAAAG GTCAAATGTGGGTATAGAGATGATGGAAAAGTTTGGCGCCATTACTGTCTCCAAATGCAACA CAGAAAAGACAGctccaatgaaaaagaaatgcaagtttGGAATGGCATCCACAATCCCCAGTGGATATGTCTGGAAAGACACATGGAATCCTGTCTCCTGTAGTTTGGCTCCAATCGAAATGAAAGAATGCCTGAGAGGAAAATTCATACATCTAATGGGAGATTCCACGATCCGCCAGTGGATTGAATACTTCAAAAGCAGTATCAAGA CCCTGAAGTCAGTGGATCTGCATGAATctggaaaatttcaaaaacaatttgCTGTGGACTTGGACAAGAATATCAAAATCCAGTGGCAAAAGCATAGTTACCCCTTGGTTGTATCACTGGCCTATTCAGTCAAAGAGATTGAGTACATCGCTCGGGTTATTGACAGAACTGGAGGAGGAAAAAGTACTATCATTGTTATCTCTCTGGGCCAGCACTTCAGACCCTTTCCCATTAATGTTTTTCTCCGAAGGGCCCTCAGTATCCATGATGCAGTTCAGCGCCTTCTTCTGAGAAGCCCAGACACTATGGTTATCATCAAGGCAGAAAACATCAGGGAGATGCACACTGATGTGGAGAGATTTAGTGACTTTCATGGTTACATCCAATATCTTGCCATAAAGGACATTTTTCAGGATCTCAATGTGAGCATTATTGATGCCTGGGATATAACAATTGCATATGGCACAAATAATGTCCACCCATCCCAATCTGTAGTCAGAAATCAGATTAATATATTGTTAAACTTTATTTGCTAG
- the LOC137230882 gene encoding NXPE family member 4-like isoform X2 yields the protein MTMRITNHKSLLVLLFILASWITFTVFQNSTKLWTVLKLPISLHHKNFIMKSCPAAPLDPAVSPTETELRIKGIKEKLDQLIPPRPFTNVSSTTSATHSKATLLSPRDTYCRGDQLDVLLEVRDHLGRRKEYGGDFLRARMSSPALKAGASAKVTDFNNGTYLVSFTLFWEGRVSLSVLLILPSEGVSALWRARNQGYDRVIFTGQFANGTSHVNTDCALVLNSSAELCEYLDSRDQEAFYCVKPPHIPCAALTHMHSKNKAVSYLSKQERSLFERSNVGIEMMEKFGAITVSKCNKKTAPMKKKCKFGMASTIPSGYVWKDTWNPVSCSLAPIEMKECLRGKFIHLMGDSTIRQWIEYFKSSIKTLKSVDLHESGKFQKQFAVDLDKNIKIQWQKHSYPLVVSLAYSVKEIEYIARVIDRTGGGKSTIIVISLGQHFRPFPINVFLRRALSIHDAVQRLLLRSPDTMVIIKAENIREMHTDVERFSDFHGYIQYLAIKDIFQDLNVSIIDAWDITIAYGTNNVHPSQSVVRNQINILLNFIC from the exons ATGACAATGAGAATAACAAATCATAAGTCACTGTTGGTGTTGTTGTTTATATTAGCCTCCTGGATCACTTTTACAGTTTTCCAAAACTCCACAAAG TTATGGACTGTACTCAAGTTGCCCATCTCCCTCCATCACAAGAATTTCATCATGAAATCGTGTCCTGCAGCACCACTGGATCCAGCAGTTTCACCAACAGAGACTGAGCTGAGAATAAAGGGGATCAAGGAGAAACTAGACCAGCTGATCCCACCCAGACCCTTCACCAACGTGAGCTCCACCACCAGCGCCACACACAGCAAAGCCACCCTCCTCAGCCCTCGAGACACATACTGCAGGGGGGATCAGCTAGACGTCCTGCTGGAGGTGAGGGACCACTTGGGACGCAGGAAGGAATATGGCGGGGATTTCCTGAGGGCCAGGATGTCCTCCCCAGCCCTGAAGGCAGGCGCTTCGGCAAAGGTGACAGACTTCAACAATGGCACCTACCTTGTCAGCTTCACCCTGTTCTGGGAGGGCCGGGTGTCTCTGTCTGTCCTGCTCATCCTCCCCAGTGAAGGGGTGTCGGCTCTCTGGAGGGCAAGGAACCAAGGCTATGACAGAGTGATCTTCACAGGCCAGTTTGCCAATGGCACCTCCCATGTCAATACTGATTGCGCCCTGGTTTTAAATTCAAGTGCTGAACTGTGTGAGTACCTGGATAGTCGAGACCAAGAAGCCTTCTACTGCGTGAAGCCTCCACATATACCCTGTGCTGCACTCACCCACATGCATTCCAAAAACAAGGCCGTGTCTTATCTTAGCAAACAAGAAAGAAGCCTCTTTGAAAG GTCAAATGTGGGTATAGAGATGATGGAAAAGTTTGGCGCCATTACTGTCTCCAAATGCAACA AAAAGACAGctccaatgaaaaagaaatgcaagtttGGAATGGCATCCACAATCCCCAGTGGATATGTCTGGAAAGACACATGGAATCCTGTCTCCTGTAGTTTGGCTCCAATCGAAATGAAAGAATGCCTGAGAGGAAAATTCATACATCTAATGGGAGATTCCACGATCCGCCAGTGGATTGAATACTTCAAAAGCAGTATCAAGA CCCTGAAGTCAGTGGATCTGCATGAATctggaaaatttcaaaaacaatttgCTGTGGACTTGGACAAGAATATCAAAATCCAGTGGCAAAAGCATAGTTACCCCTTGGTTGTATCACTGGCCTATTCAGTCAAAGAGATTGAGTACATCGCTCGGGTTATTGACAGAACTGGAGGAGGAAAAAGTACTATCATTGTTATCTCTCTGGGCCAGCACTTCAGACCCTTTCCCATTAATGTTTTTCTCCGAAGGGCCCTCAGTATCCATGATGCAGTTCAGCGCCTTCTTCTGAGAAGCCCAGACACTATGGTTATCATCAAGGCAGAAAACATCAGGGAGATGCACACTGATGTGGAGAGATTTAGTGACTTTCATGGTTACATCCAATATCTTGCCATAAAGGACATTTTTCAGGATCTCAATGTGAGCATTATTGATGCCTGGGATATAACAATTGCATATGGCACAAATAATGTCCACCCATCCCAATCTGTAGTCAGAAATCAGATTAATATATTGTTAAACTTTATTTGCTAG
- the LOC137230882 gene encoding NXPE family member 4-like isoform X1 yields the protein MTMRITNHKSLLVLLFILASWITFTVFQNSTKLWTVLKLPISLHHKNFIMKSCPAAPLDPAVSPTETELRIKGIKEKLDQLIPPRPFTNVSSTTSATHSKATLLSPRDTYCRGDQLDVLLEVRDHLGRRKEYGGDFLRARMSSPALKAGASAKVTDFNNGTYLVSFTLFWEGRVSLSVLLILPSEGVSALWRARNQGYDRVIFTGQFANGTSHVNTDCALVLNSSAELCEYLDSRDQEAFYCVKPPHIPCAALTHMHSKNKAVSYLSKQERSLFERSNVGIEMMEKFGAITVSKCNTEKTAPMKKKCKFGMASTIPSGYVWKDTWNPVSCSLAPIEMKECLRGKFIHLMGDSTIRQWIEYFKSSIKTLKSVDLHESGKFQKQFAVDLDKNIKIQWQKHSYPLVVSLAYSVKEIEYIARVIDRTGGGKSTIIVISLGQHFRPFPINVFLRRALSIHDAVQRLLLRSPDTMVIIKAENIREMHTDVERFSDFHGYIQYLAIKDIFQDLNVSIIDAWDITIAYGTNNVHPSQSVVRNQINILLNFIC from the exons ATGACAATGAGAATAACAAATCATAAGTCACTGTTGGTGTTGTTGTTTATATTAGCCTCCTGGATCACTTTTACAGTTTTCCAAAACTCCACAAAG TTATGGACTGTACTCAAGTTGCCCATCTCCCTCCATCACAAGAATTTCATCATGAAATCGTGTCCTGCAGCACCACTGGATCCAGCAGTTTCACCAACAGAGACTGAGCTGAGAATAAAGGGGATCAAGGAGAAACTAGACCAGCTGATCCCACCCAGACCCTTCACCAACGTGAGCTCCACCACCAGCGCCACACACAGCAAAGCCACCCTCCTCAGCCCTCGAGACACATACTGCAGGGGGGATCAGCTAGACGTCCTGCTGGAGGTGAGGGACCACTTGGGACGCAGGAAGGAATATGGCGGGGATTTCCTGAGGGCCAGGATGTCCTCCCCAGCCCTGAAGGCAGGCGCTTCGGCAAAGGTGACAGACTTCAACAATGGCACCTACCTTGTCAGCTTCACCCTGTTCTGGGAGGGCCGGGTGTCTCTGTCTGTCCTGCTCATCCTCCCCAGTGAAGGGGTGTCGGCTCTCTGGAGGGCAAGGAACCAAGGCTATGACAGAGTGATCTTCACAGGCCAGTTTGCCAATGGCACCTCCCATGTCAATACTGATTGCGCCCTGGTTTTAAATTCAAGTGCTGAACTGTGTGAGTACCTGGATAGTCGAGACCAAGAAGCCTTCTACTGCGTGAAGCCTCCACATATACCCTGTGCTGCACTCACCCACATGCATTCCAAAAACAAGGCCGTGTCTTATCTTAGCAAACAAGAAAGAAGCCTCTTTGAAAG GTCAAATGTGGGTATAGAGATGATGGAAAAGTTTGGCGCCATTACTGTCTCCAAATGCAACA CAGAAAAGACAGctccaatgaaaaagaaatgcaagtttGGAATGGCATCCACAATCCCCAGTGGATATGTCTGGAAAGACACATGGAATCCTGTCTCCTGTAGTTTGGCTCCAATCGAAATGAAAGAATGCCTGAGAGGAAAATTCATACATCTAATGGGAGATTCCACGATCCGCCAGTGGATTGAATACTTCAAAAGCAGTATCAAGA CCCTGAAGTCAGTGGATCTGCATGAATctggaaaatttcaaaaacaatttgCTGTGGACTTGGACAAGAATATCAAAATCCAGTGGCAAAAGCATAGTTACCCCTTGGTTGTATCACTGGCCTATTCAGTCAAAGAGATTGAGTACATCGCTCGGGTTATTGACAGAACTGGAGGAGGAAAAAGTACTATCATTGTTATCTCTCTGGGCCAGCACTTCAGACCCTTTCCCATTAATGTTTTTCTCCGAAGGGCCCTCAGTATCCATGATGCAGTTCAGCGCCTTCTTCTGAGAAGCCCAGACACTATGGTTATCATCAAGGCAGAAAACATCAGGGAGATGCACACTGATGTGGAGAGATTTAGTGACTTTCATGGTTACATCCAATATCTTGCCATAAAGGACATTTTTCAGGATCTCAATGTGAGCATTATTGATGCCTGGGATATAACAATTGCATATGGCACAAATAATGTCCACCCATCCCAATCTGTAGTCAGAAATCAGATTAATATATTGTTAAACTTTATTTGCTAG